The Corylus avellana chromosome ca8, CavTom2PMs-1.0 genome has a segment encoding these proteins:
- the LOC132189003 gene encoding uncharacterized protein LOC132189003 isoform X2 → MKELVRMPRPGPRPYECVRKAWHSERHQPIRGSLIQEIFRVVNEVHGSATKKNKEWQEKLPIVVLKAEEIMYSKANSEAEYMDLKTLWERTNDAINTIIRRDESTENGKLLQPCIEAALNLGCTPRRASRSQRNSIPRCYLSPSTQEASGVSLVTVENSNQGAYTPTSKYISHCPNFVKPTTLISTNPSPVALNNDCASNKPPFASENVRPSSNNHPSLPMENYPASNFYSVYPLYYGNRQQFEEPWPGFAITKLTSNILEPAKMGVGSRFCCNVDASYKMTETNTRRTPVNTFNSGCDLSLRLGPVPVTCPSVGKSNLQDVEDVGSGSGQSPQADKKVSFCPGGNAYGPSDSCSSKWSFEGKYWNDEATTRKRKADFNQPAEDQQLFWQPNLPCSHLTGSMRNAGS, encoded by the exons ATGAAAGAACTTGTGAGGATGCCTAGACCAGGCCCAAGACCGTATGAGTGTGTTAGGAAAGCTTGGCACAGTGAAAGGCACCAACCCATCAGAGGTTCTCTCATTCAAGAGATTTTCAG GGTTGTCAATGAGGTTCATGGCTCAGCTactaaaaagaacaaagaatggCAAGAGAAGCTCCCTATTGTTGTGCTCAAAGCAGAAGAGATTATGTACTCCAAAGCCAATTCTGAG GCTGAATACATGGACCTTAAAACACTGTGGGAACGAACGAATGACGCCATTAATACAATTATTAGACGGGACGAGAGTACAGAAAATGGAAAGCTTCTCCAGCCTTGTATTGAAG CTGCTCTAAATTTGGGCTGCACGCCAAGAAGAGCATCAAGGAGCCAACGGAATAGCATCCCAAGGTGTTATCTGAGTCCCAGCACTCAAGAGGCCTCTGGCGTTTCTCTTGTCACAGTTGAGAATTCTAATCAAGGGGCTTATACTCCTACTTCGAAGTATATATCTCATTGTCCAAATTTTGTGAAACCCACTACTCTGATTTCTACTAATCCAAGCCCTGTTGCCCTGAACAACGATTGTGCCTCTAACAAGCCTCCCTTTGCATCTGAGAATGTTCGGCCATCTAGTAATAACCACCCCAGCTTACCTATGGAAAACTATCCGGCATCAAACTTTTATTCAGTTTATCCTTTGTATTATGGAAATCGCCAACAGTTTGAAGAACCTTGGCCTGGTTTTGCAATTACTAAGTTGACTTCTAACATTTTGGAGCCTGCCAAGATGGGTGTTGGGAGCCGCTTTTGCTGTAATGTAGATGCTTCCTATAAGATGACTGAAACTAATACAAGGAGAACTCCTGTGAACACATTTAATAGTGGCTGTGATCTATCATTGCGATTGGGTCCTGTCCCTGTTACATGCCCGAGTGTTGGAAAGAGTAATCTCCAAGATGTTGAAGATGTTGGTTCTGGTAGTGGTCAATCACCACAGGCGGATAAAAAGGTCTCTTTCTGTCCTGGGGGAAATGCGTATGGACCATCAGACTCCTGTTCAAGTAAATGGAGTTTTGAGGGTAAATATTGGAATGACGAAGCAACAACGAGAAAGCGAAAGGCAGATTTTAATCAGCCTGCGGAGGATCAGCAATTATTTTGGCAGCCAAATCTTCCTTGTAGTCACTTAACTGGAAGTATGAGAAATGCAGGTTCGTAG
- the LOC132189003 gene encoding uncharacterized protein LOC132189003 isoform X1 → MDLKTLWERTNDAINTIIRRDESTENGKLLQPCIEAALNLGCTPRRASRSQRNSIPRCYLSPSTQEASGVSLVTVENSNQGAYTPTSKYISHCPNFVKPTTLISTNPSPVALNNDCASNKPPFASENVRPSSNNHPSLPMENYPASNFYSVYPLYYGNRQQFEEPWPGFAITKLTSNILEPAKMGVGSRFCCNVDASYKMTETNTRRTPVNTFNSGCDLSLRLGPVPVTCPSVGKSNLQDVEDVGSGSGQSPQADKKVSFCPGGNAYGPSDSCSSKWSFEGKYWNDEATTRKRKADFNQPAEDQQLFWQPNLPCSHLTGSMRNAGS, encoded by the exons ATGGACCTTAAAACACTGTGGGAACGAACGAATGACGCCATTAATACAATTATTAGACGGGACGAGAGTACAGAAAATGGAAAGCTTCTCCAGCCTTGTATTGAAG CTGCTCTAAATTTGGGCTGCACGCCAAGAAGAGCATCAAGGAGCCAACGGAATAGCATCCCAAGGTGTTATCTGAGTCCCAGCACTCAAGAGGCCTCTGGCGTTTCTCTTGTCACAGTTGAGAATTCTAATCAAGGGGCTTATACTCCTACTTCGAAGTATATATCTCATTGTCCAAATTTTGTGAAACCCACTACTCTGATTTCTACTAATCCAAGCCCTGTTGCCCTGAACAACGATTGTGCCTCTAACAAGCCTCCCTTTGCATCTGAGAATGTTCGGCCATCTAGTAATAACCACCCCAGCTTACCTATGGAAAACTATCCGGCATCAAACTTTTATTCAGTTTATCCTTTGTATTATGGAAATCGCCAACAGTTTGAAGAACCTTGGCCTGGTTTTGCAATTACTAAGTTGACTTCTAACATTTTGGAGCCTGCCAAGATGGGTGTTGGGAGCCGCTTTTGCTGTAATGTAGATGCTTCCTATAAGATGACTGAAACTAATACAAGGAGAACTCCTGTGAACACATTTAATAGTGGCTGTGATCTATCATTGCGATTGGGTCCTGTCCCTGTTACATGCCCGAGTGTTGGAAAGAGTAATCTCCAAGATGTTGAAGATGTTGGTTCTGGTAGTGGTCAATCACCACAGGCGGATAAAAAGGTCTCTTTCTGTCCTGGGGGAAATGCGTATGGACCATCAGACTCCTGTTCAAGTAAATGGAGTTTTGAGGGTAAATATTGGAATGACGAAGCAACAACGAGAAAGCGAAAGGCAGATTTTAATCAGCCTGCGGAGGATCAGCAATTATTTTGGCAGCCAAATCTTCCTTGTAGTCACTTAACTGGAAGTATGAGAAATGCAGGTTCGTAG
- the LOC132189522 gene encoding uncharacterized protein LOC132189522 isoform X2 — MKGESRESRGKLAVLGKASLNLAELASKKATRIERKLPMTLDNGRFATDATLSVSVSFVEVRDARDSSRIGLNSAECDSENALLRKVKDLTSLKRRKKEKKQNAEVSSTVFDWAGSSESTNTSTGDKCKVASSSMAELGSFPSSGTQLDPARKTGFFSWKRSRSKGRRVEPLRSGPVRRRDATGSSSSDPNPQIAAQIVSNPGNKCEKVSMGHTYSNKSTDCPRSARASDSHTDSITFAAQSPNNSNNNITRNFYPSFNLDSKDDTCRRRNWEVKELVSRDGQVKLKTNVFFASFDQRSERASGQSACTALVTVIAHRLHANQNMPTRSEFDRLIIQGSHEWKKLCRNDTYMQSFPDKHFDLETVLKANLRPLSVLRDKSFIGFFCPEKFECLKEAMSFDAIWNKISSSINNKDYDQPCIYIVSWNDHFFVLKVEADAYYIIDSLGERLFEGCNQAYMLKFDDSSLMYKTGSEETVCIGKECCKEFIKRFLAAIPLQELEEEKEKGGVSNHLHRRLQIEFHLCSSPYHSSSSTTSSSSTYSLFSSGDLM, encoded by the exons ATGAAGGGAGAGAGTAGAGAATCGAGGGGTAAATTGGCGGTTCTGGGAAAAGCGTCGTTGAACTTGGCGGAGTTGGCTTCGAAGAAGGCGACTCGGATCGAAAGAAAGCTTCCCATGACTTTAGACAACGGTCGTTTTGCCACAGACGCCACCCTTTCG GTCTCCGTGAGCTTTGTCGAGGTCAGAGATGCTCGCGACTCGTCTAGAATCGGTCTAAACTCGGCCGAGTGTGACTCAGAGAACGCGTTACTCAGAAAGGTCAAGGATTTGACCAGCCTtaagaggaggaagaaggagaagaagcagAATGCTGAAGTGAGTTCTACGGTGTTTGACTGGGCGGGCTCGAGTGAGTCCACTAACACGTCCACGGGTGACAAATGCAAAGTAGCGTCGAGTTCAATGGCTGAGTTGGGATCGTTCCCGAGTTCGGGTACTCAGTTGGACCCGGCTCGGAAAACGGGTTTTTTCTCGTGGAAGAGAAGTCGATCAAAGGGAAGAAGAGTAGAGCCGTTGAGGTCGGGTCCCGTACGG AGAAGAGATGCTACTGGATCCTCTTCATCGGATCCGAATCCACAAATTGCTGCTCAAATTGTTAGTAATCCGGGCAACAAATGTGAAAAAGTCTCTATGGGGCACACCTACTCCAACAAGTCGACGGATTGCCCAAGATCTGCTAGGGCGAGTGATTCCCATACGGACTCTATTACATTTGCTGCCCAAAGTCCAAACAATTCAAACAACAACATTACTAGGAATTTCTATCCCTCATTCAACCTAGACTCTAAAGACGACACTTGCAGGAGACGAAACTGGGAAGTAAAGGAACTCGTCAGCAGAGATGGGCAAGTGAAGCTCAAAACCAATGTGTTCTTCGCGTCCTTCGACCAAAGGAGTGAAAGAGCGTCAGGACAGAGTGCCTGCACTGCACTAGTTACCGTCATTGCTCACCGGCTCCACGCGAACCAAAACATGCCGACAAGATCCGAATTCGATAGGCTCATCATACAAGGTTCCCATGAGTGGAAAAAGCTCTGCAGAAATGACACCTACATGCAATCCTTTCCTGACAAACACTTTGATCTTGAAACAGTCTTGAAAGCAAACCTTAGGCCGCTCTCTGTCTTGCGAGATAAATCTTTTATCGGGTTCTTTTGCCCCGAGAAGTTCGAGTGCTTGAAGGAAGCCATGTCATTTGATGCAATTTGGAATAAGATCAGTAGCAGCATTAACAACAAAGATTATGATCAACCATGTATATACATTGTGAGTTGGAATGACCATTTCTTTGTGTTGAAGGTAGAGGCTGATGCTTATTACATCATTGACTCCTTGGGTGAGAGGCTCTTTGAGGGTTGCAACCAGGCATACATGTTAAAGTTTGATGATTCAAGTTTGATGTATAAAACAGGAAGTGAAGAGACTGTGTGCATTGGCAAAGAGTGTTGTAAAGAGTTCATCAAGAGATTTCTAGCTGCCATTCCTCTTCAGGAACTGGAGGAGGAGAAAGAGAAGGGTGGAGTCTCTAACCATCTCCACCGGAGGCTGCAGATTGAGTTCCACCTTTGCTCTTCTCCTTATCATTCTTCTTCATctactacttcttcttcttccacgtACTCTCTCTTTTCAAGCGGCGATCTTATGTAG
- the LOC132189522 gene encoding uncharacterized protein LOC132189522 isoform X1, which produces MMKWSPWMGAGGGAKKLHVKLNRLKLEVICKEKVENGKILAAEIKWKGPNSGARLPFYRTSTCQRNHTRQRSLRRGKSAQWDEEFESVCNFSVSKDGSLGPWIVTFNVLYGESRESRGKLAVLGKASLNLAELASKKATRIERKLPMTLDNGRFATDATLSVSVSFVEVRDARDSSRIGLNSAECDSENALLRKVKDLTSLKRRKKEKKQNAEVSSTVFDWAGSSESTNTSTGDKCKVASSSMAELGSFPSSGTQLDPARKTGFFSWKRSRSKGRRVEPLRSGPVRRRDATGSSSSDPNPQIAAQIVSNPGNKCEKVSMGHTYSNKSTDCPRSARASDSHTDSITFAAQSPNNSNNNITRNFYPSFNLDSKDDTCRRRNWEVKELVSRDGQVKLKTNVFFASFDQRSERASGQSACTALVTVIAHRLHANQNMPTRSEFDRLIIQGSHEWKKLCRNDTYMQSFPDKHFDLETVLKANLRPLSVLRDKSFIGFFCPEKFECLKEAMSFDAIWNKISSSINNKDYDQPCIYIVSWNDHFFVLKVEADAYYIIDSLGERLFEGCNQAYMLKFDDSSLMYKTGSEETVCIGKECCKEFIKRFLAAIPLQELEEEKEKGGVSNHLHRRLQIEFHLCSSPYHSSSSTTSSSSTYSLFSSGDLM; this is translated from the exons ATGATGAAGTGGTCGCCATGGATGGGAGCTGGTGGGGGGGCCAAGAAGTTGCACGTGAAGCTGAACAGGTTGAAGCTCGAAGTGATCTGTAAGGAAAAGGTAGAAAATGGTAAGATTTTGGCGGCTGAGATCAAATGGAAAGGCCCCAATTCTGGAGCTCGACTTCCATTTTATCGAACATCTACGTGCCAAAGAAATCACACCCGCCAAAGAAGCCTGAGACGAGGAAAATCCGCTCAATGGGACGAAGAATTTGAAAGTGTCTGCAATTTCTCTGTTTCCAAGGACGGTTCTCTGGGTCCGTGGATTGTCACTTTTAACGTCTTatat GGAGAGAGTAGAGAATCGAGGGGTAAATTGGCGGTTCTGGGAAAAGCGTCGTTGAACTTGGCGGAGTTGGCTTCGAAGAAGGCGACTCGGATCGAAAGAAAGCTTCCCATGACTTTAGACAACGGTCGTTTTGCCACAGACGCCACCCTTTCG GTCTCCGTGAGCTTTGTCGAGGTCAGAGATGCTCGCGACTCGTCTAGAATCGGTCTAAACTCGGCCGAGTGTGACTCAGAGAACGCGTTACTCAGAAAGGTCAAGGATTTGACCAGCCTtaagaggaggaagaaggagaagaagcagAATGCTGAAGTGAGTTCTACGGTGTTTGACTGGGCGGGCTCGAGTGAGTCCACTAACACGTCCACGGGTGACAAATGCAAAGTAGCGTCGAGTTCAATGGCTGAGTTGGGATCGTTCCCGAGTTCGGGTACTCAGTTGGACCCGGCTCGGAAAACGGGTTTTTTCTCGTGGAAGAGAAGTCGATCAAAGGGAAGAAGAGTAGAGCCGTTGAGGTCGGGTCCCGTACGG AGAAGAGATGCTACTGGATCCTCTTCATCGGATCCGAATCCACAAATTGCTGCTCAAATTGTTAGTAATCCGGGCAACAAATGTGAAAAAGTCTCTATGGGGCACACCTACTCCAACAAGTCGACGGATTGCCCAAGATCTGCTAGGGCGAGTGATTCCCATACGGACTCTATTACATTTGCTGCCCAAAGTCCAAACAATTCAAACAACAACATTACTAGGAATTTCTATCCCTCATTCAACCTAGACTCTAAAGACGACACTTGCAGGAGACGAAACTGGGAAGTAAAGGAACTCGTCAGCAGAGATGGGCAAGTGAAGCTCAAAACCAATGTGTTCTTCGCGTCCTTCGACCAAAGGAGTGAAAGAGCGTCAGGACAGAGTGCCTGCACTGCACTAGTTACCGTCATTGCTCACCGGCTCCACGCGAACCAAAACATGCCGACAAGATCCGAATTCGATAGGCTCATCATACAAGGTTCCCATGAGTGGAAAAAGCTCTGCAGAAATGACACCTACATGCAATCCTTTCCTGACAAACACTTTGATCTTGAAACAGTCTTGAAAGCAAACCTTAGGCCGCTCTCTGTCTTGCGAGATAAATCTTTTATCGGGTTCTTTTGCCCCGAGAAGTTCGAGTGCTTGAAGGAAGCCATGTCATTTGATGCAATTTGGAATAAGATCAGTAGCAGCATTAACAACAAAGATTATGATCAACCATGTATATACATTGTGAGTTGGAATGACCATTTCTTTGTGTTGAAGGTAGAGGCTGATGCTTATTACATCATTGACTCCTTGGGTGAGAGGCTCTTTGAGGGTTGCAACCAGGCATACATGTTAAAGTTTGATGATTCAAGTTTGATGTATAAAACAGGAAGTGAAGAGACTGTGTGCATTGGCAAAGAGTGTTGTAAAGAGTTCATCAAGAGATTTCTAGCTGCCATTCCTCTTCAGGAACTGGAGGAGGAGAAAGAGAAGGGTGGAGTCTCTAACCATCTCCACCGGAGGCTGCAGATTGAGTTCCACCTTTGCTCTTCTCCTTATCATTCTTCTTCATctactacttcttcttcttccacgtACTCTCTCTTTTCAAGCGGCGATCTTATGTAG
- the LOC132190030 gene encoding pentatricopeptide repeat-containing protein At3g63370, chloroplastic — protein sequence MGLHVAPPLPSALPNYPMLKKARLNVQLQISKFGQKPIKTHSLKEVCKQASLQEAFQTLTRLFTEQNSLPFCLEESYSSVLELCAAKKALSHGQQVHAHMIKSYAVCDSVFLTTRLVFMYGKCGSLSSAEKMFDKMSHRTIFTWNAMIGAYVSNGGPLRALKLYRQMRVSGVPLDSCTFPSVLKACGELNNIRCGTEIHGLAIKCGYDCIVFVVNSIVAMYAKCGNLDGARQLFDRMTEKDDIVSWNCIISAYAAHGQSVEALGLFRDMQSVGLAMNTYTFVATLQACEDSFFVKLGMEIHAAILKASHDVDVYLANALITMYARCGKMNEAARIFYKMDDKDYISWNAFLSGFVQNGLYEEAIRLFHDMQDADRKPDQVSVLNVIAASGRLGNLSKGRELHAYAIKHGFDSDLQIGNTIIDMYAKCGNVGYMGHAFDRMLDKDFISWTTIIAGYAQSKAYSKALEFFLKVQMEGMDVDAMMIASTLLACGGLKNISYLKEIHGYILRRGVSDLELQNSLIAVYGECENIVYAKRMFESIKFKDVVSWTSMITCYLHNGFANEALELVYLMKETNVEPDSIALVSILSGAASLSALNKGKEIHGFLIRKGFILEGSLANSLVDMYARCGDLENSYKVFNCMKQKSLALWTSMINANGMHGRGQAAIDLFNRMKGESIIPDHITFLVLLYACSHSGLIDEGRELLEVMQYDYHLEPWPEHYACLVDLLGRANCLEEAYRFVESMQIEPTAEVWCALLGACRVHPNKEIGQIAAQKLLELHPENPGNYVLVSNVFAASGRWKDVEEVRERMKGNGLKKNPGCSWVEIGNKIHIFMARDKSHPRSDEIYNKLAQITETLKREGGYVAQTKYVLHNVEEEQKVQMLYEHSERLAIAYGLLRTPDGTPIRVTKNLRVCGDCHIFCKLVSKFFERELVVRDANRFHHFDKGVCSCGDYW from the coding sequence ATGGGTCTccatgtggctccgccactgcctTCTGCCTTACCAAATTACCCCATGTTGAAGAAAGCACGTCTAAACGTACAGCTCCAAATCTCCAAATTTGgccaaaaacccataaaaactCATTCTCTCAAAGAGGTTTGTAAGCAAGCAAGCcttcaagaagcttttcaaaCATTAACTCGTTTATTCACTGAACAAAATTCACTTCCGTTTTGTCTGGAGGAGTCTTATTCGTCAGTTCTTGAGCTCTGTGCAGCTAAGAAAGCTCTCTCACATGGGCAACAAGTGCATGCCCATATGATAAAGTCTTATGCTGTGTGTGACTCGGTGTTTTTGACTACTAGGCTTGTGTTCATGTATGGGAAATGTGGCTCTCTTTCGAGTGCAGAGAAGATGTTCGATAAAATGTCTCATCGAACCATTTTTACGTGGAATGCTATGATTGGTGCTTATGTTTCAAATGGGGGACCTCTGAGAGCTCTTAAACTGTATAGACAAATGCGGGTCTCGGGAGTTCCACTTGATTCTTGCACTTTTCCTTCTGTGCTAAAAGCTTGTGGTGAACTTAATAACATCCGTTGCGGGACTGAAATTCATGGTCTAGCTATCAAATGTGGATATGATTGTATTGTATTTGTTGTCAATTCAATTGTTGCGATGTATGCAAAGTGCGGTAATCTTGATGGGGCAAGGCAATTATTTGACCGTATGACCGAAAAGGATGATATTGTGTCCTGGAATTGTATAATTTCGGCATATGCAGCACATGGACAATCTGTAGAGGCATTAGGACTTTTTAGAGATATGCAGAGCGTGGGTCTTGCTATGAACACGTATACTTTTGTTGCTACCCTTCAAGCCTGTGAGGATTCATTCTTTGTGAAACTTGGTATGGAGATCCATGCTGCTATTTTAAAAGCTAGTCATGATGTTGATGTTTATTTAGCTAATGCTTTGATTACTATGTATGCAAGATGTGGTAAAATGAATGAAGCTGCAAGAATTTTTTATAAGATGGATGATAAAGATTATATATCATGGAATGCTTTTCTCTCTGGTTTTGTCCAAAATGGCCTATATGAAGAAGCTATAAGGTTATTCCATGATATGCAGGATGCTGATAGAAAACCTGACCAGGTTTCAGTATTAAATGTTATTGCAGCATCTGGTCGATTGGGGAATTTATCGAAGGGAAGGGAACTTCACGCTTATGCAATAAAACATGGATTTGATTCTGATTTGCAGATTGGGAATACAATAATTGATATGTACGCAAAGTGTGGCAATGTGGGCTATATGGGTCATGCTTTTGATAGGATGCTTGATAAGGACTTCATTTCTTGGACAACAATAATTGCTGGATATGCTCAGAGCAAAGCATATTCGAAGGCCTTAGAGTTTTTCTTGAAAGTGCAGATGGAAGGGATGGATGTTGATGCAATGATGATTGCAAGTACCCTACTGGCTTGTGGTGGCCTAAAGAACATTTCTTACCTTAAAGAAATTCATGGTTACATTTTGAGGAGAGGTGTGTCTGATCTTGAACTACAGAATTCACTTATTGCTGTCTATGGGGAGTGCGAGAACATTGTTTACGCAAAACGAATGTTTGAATCCATCAAATTTAAAGATGTTGTGTCTTGGACAAGCATGATTACTTGCTATCTCCATAATGGATTTGCAAATGAGGCTCTTGAACTTGTCTACTTGATGAAAGAAACTAATGTTGAACCTGATTCTATAGCTCTAGTGAGCATACTCTCAGGTGCTGCTAGTTTATCTGCCTtgaataaaggaaaagaaattcaTGGATTTCTGATTAGGAAGGGCTTCATCTTAGAGGGATCGCTTGCAAACTCTCTTGTCGATATGTATGCCCGCTGTGGAGATCTAGAGAACTCTTATAAGGTTTTCAATTGTATGAAACAAAAAAGTTTAGCTCTGTGGACAAGTATGATTAATGCAAATGGAATGCATGGCCGTGGCCAAGCAGCAATCGATTTATTCAATAGGATGAAGGGTGAAAGCATTATTCCTGATCATATTACCTTTTTGGTACTTCTTTATGCATGCAGTCATTCAGGACTGATCGATGAAGGTAGAGAACTTCTGGAAGTTATGCAATATGATTATCATTTGGAGCCGTGGCCTGAGCATTATGCCTGTCTGGTTGATCTTTTGGGGCGTGCCAATTGCTTAGAAGAGGCATACCGATTCGTGGAAAGTATGCAGATTGAACCTACTGCTGAAGTTTGGTGTGCTCTCCTTGGGGCTTGCAGGGTTCACCCAAATAAAGAAATTGGACAAATTGCAGCACAAAAGCTCTTAGAATTGCATCCAGAAAATCCAGGAAATTATGTGTTGGTTTCCAATGTATTTGCTGCGAGTGGAAGATGGAAGGATGTTGAAGAagtaagagagagaatgaaggGAAATGGGTTGAAGAAAAATCCTGGATGTAGTTGGGTTGAGATTGGTAATAAGATCCATATTTTCATGGCAAGGGACAAATCTCATCCTCGATCTGATGAGATTTATAATAAACTAGCTCAAATTACAGAAACTTTGAAGAGGGAAGGAGGTTATGTGGCTCAAACCAAATATGTTTTGCACAATGTAGAGGAAGAACAAAAAGTTCAGATGCTTTATGAGCATAGTGAAAGGCTTGCCATTGCTTATGGACTACTTAGAACTCCTGATGGGACCCCTATTCGAGTCACAAAGAATCTTCGGGTTTGCGGTGATTGCCACATTTTTTGTAAGCTAGTCTCAAAATTCTTTGAAAGAGAGCTTGTTGTAAGGGATGCCAACAGATTCCATCACTTTGATAAAGGGGTCTGTTCTTGTGGAGACTATTGGTGA